A genomic region of Leptolyngbya sp. NIES-2104 contains the following coding sequences:
- a CDS encoding helix-turn-helix domain-containing protein: MAENQQHPNIKQRFGKAIRRRRRELDLSQEELAERAEMHRTYISDIERGIVNPSLEVIEKLTDALNTTVSELFVQYGIDHQEVRDHDSAE, translated from the coding sequence GTGGCAGAAAATCAGCAACACCCCAACATCAAACAGCGATTCGGCAAAGCCATCCGGCGACGGCGACGCGAACTCGATTTGTCTCAAGAGGAACTCGCGGAGCGTGCAGAGATGCATCGCACGTATATTTCGGATATTGAACGTGGCATCGTGAATCCTTCACTGGAGGTGATTGAAAAGCTCACCGATGCCTTGAACACGACCGTTTCTGAGTTATTTGTGCAGTATGGGATCGATCACCAAGAAGTCCGCGATCACGATTCTGCTGAATAG
- a CDS encoding DUF262 domain-containing protein, translated as MSTSDLLFQEVVGGHFRLNTIISTFDITKEALPDLLLRVKQGKVQIPDLQRSFCWSDELIIELLASVSLGWPVGSIMLLEQGQSDWSFRPRSVEGVCLHSQVQPTHLILDGQQRTTALYMTLFSENSVRTKGKRTQKLIDLWYYIDITKALDSELDRASAILSLPKNRIRVGAQGTIDCTTPDQEYASGLFPIAQVFHYPQWRQGYSRFWQYDPVKLELIDRFEQDVIKRFEHYQVPVIQLRSELPKAAVCRVFEKTNTQGTELNFFDLATACFASEDFSLRHDWAIKEQQLKQNTLLQSVRETDFLACVTLVATYFRRQAARIAATPLKKLPGIACGRAEVLDLSVEEYRHYNEKVMVGYETAARFLHGQRLLSTEDLPYQIQLVALAAIFTVVGPPHEQLRSKLEQWFWCGACCGMYTSWHEVRAARDMLEVPDWLLSDGAIPATIRDAHFGANRLLSSQQRRGAVYKSVSALLRQHGAIDFATGEALFDVQFFNDPIESHHIFPVAYCKRQGIAPVQYNCLVNRTPLSQLSNQKIGGHAPSQYLQILVDQGIPRSRLDAILRSHLIEPETLWNDDFEAFVERRTEALLSLVSQAMGKAPPDTRLELDAPSNRESA; from the coding sequence ATGAGTACGAGCGATCTATTGTTCCAAGAGGTTGTTGGAGGACATTTCCGCTTGAACACGATCATCTCCACCTTCGATATCACCAAGGAAGCTTTGCCGGATTTGTTGCTGCGGGTCAAACAAGGCAAAGTACAAATTCCTGATTTACAGCGCAGTTTTTGCTGGAGTGATGAATTGATCATTGAACTGCTGGCCAGTGTTAGCCTAGGCTGGCCAGTTGGCTCGATCATGCTGCTAGAGCAAGGACAGAGCGATTGGAGTTTTCGTCCTCGATCTGTTGAAGGCGTGTGCCTCCATTCCCAAGTCCAGCCCACTCACCTAATTCTCGATGGGCAACAGCGCACGACTGCGCTCTACATGACTCTATTCTCCGAAAATTCAGTCCGAACTAAGGGCAAGCGCACCCAGAAGCTAATCGATCTCTGGTACTACATCGACATCACGAAAGCGCTCGATTCGGAACTGGATCGCGCTAGTGCGATTCTCAGCTTGCCCAAAAACCGAATCAGGGTTGGGGCGCAAGGAACGATCGACTGCACCACTCCAGATCAAGAGTATGCCAGCGGACTATTTCCGATCGCACAAGTGTTTCACTATCCGCAGTGGCGACAAGGCTACTCCAGATTCTGGCAGTACGACCCTGTCAAATTAGAACTGATCGATCGCTTTGAGCAAGATGTCATCAAACGCTTTGAGCATTATCAAGTGCCTGTGATTCAACTCCGGTCTGAACTGCCCAAAGCCGCTGTCTGCCGCGTCTTCGAGAAAACGAACACCCAAGGCACTGAGCTAAATTTCTTTGATCTTGCCACCGCCTGTTTTGCGAGCGAAGACTTTTCACTTAGACACGATTGGGCAATCAAAGAGCAGCAACTGAAACAGAACACGCTGCTGCAATCGGTGCGAGAAACCGATTTCCTTGCCTGTGTCACGTTAGTGGCAACCTACTTCCGACGACAAGCTGCGAGGATCGCTGCCACGCCGTTGAAAAAGTTACCTGGTATTGCTTGTGGTCGGGCTGAAGTACTGGATTTAAGTGTGGAAGAATACCGGCACTACAACGAAAAAGTGATGGTGGGGTATGAAACGGCAGCTCGCTTTTTACACGGTCAACGTCTACTTAGTACCGAAGATTTGCCCTACCAAATTCAACTCGTGGCGTTAGCTGCGATTTTTACGGTGGTCGGACCGCCGCACGAACAACTGCGATCGAAACTCGAACAGTGGTTTTGGTGTGGAGCCTGCTGTGGAATGTACACCTCCTGGCACGAAGTCCGCGCCGCCCGCGATATGTTGGAAGTCCCTGATTGGCTACTCAGCGATGGTGCAATTCCCGCGACCATCCGGGATGCTCATTTCGGTGCTAACCGATTGCTCAGTTCTCAACAACGCCGTGGAGCGGTCTACAAAAGTGTGAGTGCTTTACTACGACAACATGGTGCGATCGATTTTGCGACTGGCGAAGCCTTGTTCGATGTGCAATTTTTTAACGACCCGATCGAAAGTCATCACATCTTCCCAGTCGCCTACTGTAAACGGCAAGGGATTGCGCCTGTACAGTACAACTGCTTGGTCAATCGCACTCCCTTATCACAGTTGAGTAATCAGAAAATTGGCGGTCATGCACCGAGCCAGTATCTGCAAATTCTGGTCGATCAAGGCATTCCACGATCTCGCCTCGACGCAATTTTGCGATCGCATCTGATCGAGCCAGAAACCCTGTGGAATGATGACTTTGAAGCATTTGTAGAGCGCAGAACTGAGGCGCTCCTGTCCTTGGTGAGTCAGGCGATGGGCAAAGCACCTCCCGATACCCGACTCGAACTGGATGCTCCATCAAACCGAGAAAGCGCTTGA
- a CDS encoding TnsD family Tn7-like transposition protein yields MPLPSTNSCIDRKSSNVTPQNNRLAYFPSGYSDETLQSLLSRHLSHLNHPNPKSAIQELLGTSGVATLNALPSHLNRLISVLPLGHPYSADQIIDYHTCLPFFAPFYPVGREQALREDMKSDRGLNAYLRSAIASGCIRLPSFLRYCPICVTEDKKRYGECYWHRLHQIPGNEVCSLHKVFLEKSTIQAQSRRLRYQLISAEEAIQATLPRSLDLLNHSHQHYIQIAEDAEWLLNHPNLSLGLESIHRRYIALLIDRDFANYRGIIRNRELLNAFENYYSPEFLRSLQSELKGTSNWLFRLVRPPKHSQQPLHHLLLIHFLGHTVETFFQVSDELRPFGSGAWPCLNPVCKCYKQFCINEYELKYDKIHGNRLTATFKCECGFTYSRMGPDPSRENLFQVGKIKSWGNVWEEHLRTLWGDSTVTLQEMAAYLGVDPETVKYQAARLNLVYPRPGRTAKQLQRTATPQLQSNEAKAVASSKTMQYRAGWLAILEENPEAGRADLSRDNQRVYSWLNFYDQDWLKNHLPLYKQRSPQLAFIDWQQRDIDIATAMRASADKLRSLPGKPQRITKTAIGSDSGYLSLICKQLDRLPVTASILFKITETTEEFAIRRIKWVADYFRQEGIQPKHWQIVKQANLKPYIAEIPQVQAAIIAVLSSFELTHTSGDN; encoded by the coding sequence ATGCCGTTGCCTAGCACCAACAGTTGTATTGACAGAAAGTCAAGCAATGTCACACCTCAAAATAATCGCCTAGCTTATTTTCCATCCGGGTATTCAGACGAAACGCTGCAAAGCTTGCTATCACGCCATTTGAGCCATCTAAATCATCCAAATCCTAAATCTGCTATTCAAGAATTGCTGGGGACATCAGGTGTCGCAACACTTAATGCTTTGCCAAGCCATTTGAATCGACTGATTTCTGTTTTACCACTGGGTCACCCCTACAGTGCTGATCAAATTATTGACTATCACACTTGTCTACCTTTCTTCGCTCCATTCTACCCTGTAGGACGAGAGCAGGCACTGCGCGAAGACATGAAAAGTGATCGAGGACTAAACGCCTATTTGCGTTCTGCGATCGCAAGTGGTTGTATTCGTCTACCCAGTTTCCTGCGCTATTGTCCGATATGTGTGACTGAAGACAAGAAGCGTTATGGAGAATGTTATTGGCATCGCCTACACCAGATACCTGGCAACGAAGTATGCTCGCTGCATAAAGTCTTTTTGGAAAAGAGTACGATTCAAGCACAAAGTCGTCGGTTGCGCTATCAGTTAATCTCCGCTGAAGAAGCTATTCAAGCAACGCTACCTCGATCGCTTGATTTGCTGAATCATTCTCATCAACATTACATCCAGATTGCAGAAGATGCAGAGTGGTTACTCAATCATCCAAATCTATCGCTAGGTTTAGAATCAATCCATAGACGATACATAGCACTACTAATTGATCGCGATTTTGCAAACTATCGAGGCATTATTCGCAATCGGGAACTGCTCAATGCTTTTGAAAATTACTATTCTCCTGAGTTTCTACGATCGCTTCAATCTGAACTTAAAGGAACTAGCAACTGGTTGTTTCGATTAGTGCGACCTCCGAAACACTCACAGCAACCATTGCATCACCTCTTGTTAATTCATTTTCTTGGGCATACAGTGGAGACCTTCTTCCAAGTTTCAGACGAGCTTCGTCCTTTTGGTTCTGGAGCTTGGCCTTGCTTGAATCCTGTGTGCAAATGCTACAAGCAGTTTTGTATCAATGAGTACGAGCTTAAATACGATAAAATTCATGGCAATCGCTTAACTGCCACGTTTAAGTGCGAATGTGGTTTCACTTACTCCCGTATGGGTCCTGATCCTTCGAGAGAGAATCTGTTTCAGGTTGGCAAAATCAAGTCTTGGGGAAATGTTTGGGAAGAGCATCTTAGAACACTATGGGGTGATTCAACCGTCACTTTGCAAGAAATGGCTGCTTATCTAGGCGTAGATCCCGAAACAGTTAAGTATCAAGCAGCTCGCCTCAATCTGGTCTATCCTAGACCAGGACGAACCGCTAAACAACTGCAAAGAACAGCTACGCCACAACTACAGTCAAACGAAGCTAAAGCGGTCGCTTCAAGCAAGACGATGCAGTATCGGGCTGGCTGGCTAGCCATCCTTGAAGAGAATCCAGAGGCTGGTAGAGCAGATTTGTCCAGAGATAATCAACGCGTTTATAGCTGGCTAAATTTCTATGATCAAGACTGGCTAAAAAATCACCTTCCGCTTTATAAGCAGCGTAGCCCTCAGTTAGCGTTTATTGATTGGCAACAACGAGATATTGATATTGCAACTGCCATGAGAGCCTCGGCAGACAAATTACGAAGCTTACCCGGAAAACCTCAGCGGATTACAAAAACAGCGATCGGTAGCGATAGCGGATATTTATCTCTTATTTGTAAGCAACTTGATCGACTACCAGTGACGGCGAGTATTTTATTCAAGATAACTGAGACAACCGAAGAATTTGCGATACGGCGAATCAAATGGGTTGCCGATTATTTTCGTCAAGAAGGCATTCAACCCAAACATTGGCAGATTGTGAAACAGGCAAACCTCAAACCTTACATAGCAGAAATACCGCAGGTGCAAGCAGCTATCATTGCAGTTCTGTCATCGTTTGAACTGACACACACTTCAGGAGATAACTAA
- a CDS encoding heteromeric transposase endonuclease subunit TnsA: MAKYKGEISQEAIDRKRREGRGQGEGHSYLPWLTIHEVPSDGRAHQAAGWKTDKRDHQLLSDGELHCFYVFEWARNVVDIREQYPLPLEATLEIAESMGVKHPLHPTSKHSTIMTTDFLLTVQKGDQRVFHPWSFKYSIDLNVKGLRTAEKLEIERIYWQSVRNCPWSLVTERQLPIQLAKNVEIIHKSLDLTGFNLIYDEVEAINAWLTPRIQLRDTALRHLTTMCDTSLGFECGTSLRVAYHLIANRRWIIDMHSPIEPGNILIVQNL; encoded by the coding sequence ATGGCTAAATATAAGGGGGAAATCTCTCAAGAAGCGATCGACAGAAAGCGTAGGGAGGGAAGAGGACAGGGAGAAGGACATAGTTATCTACCCTGGCTGACCATACATGAGGTACCGTCAGATGGTCGTGCCCACCAAGCCGCTGGCTGGAAGACAGACAAGCGTGACCACCAGTTATTGAGTGACGGAGAACTCCATTGTTTCTATGTCTTTGAGTGGGCGAGAAACGTTGTAGACATTCGAGAGCAATATCCACTTCCATTGGAGGCAACTTTGGAGATTGCAGAGTCGATGGGCGTGAAACATCCTTTACACCCAACGTCAAAGCATTCAACTATCATGACCACTGATTTTCTATTAACAGTCCAGAAAGGCGATCAAAGGGTTTTTCATCCGTGGTCTTTCAAATATTCTATAGACTTGAATGTTAAAGGTTTGCGTACGGCAGAGAAACTGGAGATTGAGCGCATCTACTGGCAATCTGTCAGAAATTGCCCTTGGTCACTTGTTACCGAGCGCCAGTTACCAATTCAACTCGCCAAAAATGTGGAGATTATCCACAAATCGCTTGATTTGACAGGCTTCAACTTAATTTACGATGAAGTTGAAGCCATTAATGCTTGGCTGACTCCAAGAATACAATTGCGAGACACAGCATTGAGACATCTGACAACTATGTGTGATACAAGCTTGGGATTTGAATGTGGTACTAGTCTCAGGGTTGCTTATCACCTCATTGCTAATCGACGCTGGATCATTGATATGCACTCTCCTATTGAACCTGGCAACATTCTGATTGTTCAAAATCTATAA
- a CDS encoding site-specific integrase: MSSFNLKIALDQFSQAETVRVKKRLTTTLRFVLKQYVLPLWIGQKYTSEQIESNFEECLANVSIKEFRQPPLVEDAIAQQLMTLVADGKLRRGTADNYRSVLNKFIKWIQSQEWYARAGCLEGDEGSTAKGRNLRAARKGQNKRTREQSKILEQSIPVISPADLPLRLQRQIFSERNELGVNDFGLRFRQRFQEKYKKLPAVGLKKFYLTWEMPGPLEVTGVSSLPSESDSDELLKNICHFMWWLDQVKKRPVHELEIEDIIDPDLLCEFIIWGFIEQGYRGGWDFHISSSAIQVSQWLFHLNSSDPFLADIEELVLLKKMYRKRIVANSILRGGLDYYVTNEKYLSLHECEEILSQLYKECEIKNSRGLARTDRAIMQSWQRYLICAIIYYSGLRVKEVCHLKVEHLAITERIADCAVIYFEFGKNSRRVLLPNVLSKDLDRWVKEWRSQIHVEHGLVFFSLGSNSNLSTVGQPLDHAAIYSMISKAIYKHSGKVASPTMLRRFSSLRLIPLDKFANDLLNEMAEFFWSDEIFSNPQEARGFLDGFSTAIRIQKDLGL; the protein is encoded by the coding sequence ATGAGTTCATTTAACTTAAAAATTGCCCTTGACCAGTTCAGTCAAGCAGAGACCGTGAGAGTTAAAAAGCGTCTTACAACAACCTTGAGATTTGTACTCAAGCAGTACGTTTTACCTTTATGGATAGGACAAAAATATACATCTGAACAGATAGAGTCAAACTTTGAGGAGTGTCTTGCTAATGTCTCAATCAAGGAATTTAGGCAACCTCCATTAGTTGAAGATGCGATCGCGCAGCAGCTAATGACACTTGTAGCTGACGGTAAGCTCAGAAGAGGCACTGCTGATAATTATCGATCTGTACTGAATAAATTTATTAAATGGATTCAAAGTCAAGAATGGTATGCTCGTGCAGGGTGTCTTGAAGGCGACGAAGGCTCAACTGCTAAAGGTAGAAATTTGAGGGCAGCACGTAAGGGGCAAAACAAGCGAACACGAGAGCAATCCAAAATATTAGAACAAAGTATTCCTGTCATAAGCCCCGCTGACTTGCCTTTAAGACTGCAACGCCAAATTTTTTCTGAAAGAAATGAGTTAGGAGTTAATGACTTCGGGTTGCGGTTCCGACAAAGATTTCAAGAGAAATATAAAAAGTTGCCTGCTGTAGGGTTGAAGAAATTTTACTTAACATGGGAAATGCCCGGACCTTTAGAGGTAACAGGAGTATCCTCTCTCCCATCTGAGTCGGACTCAGATGAACTGTTGAAAAATATTTGCCACTTCATGTGGTGGCTAGATCAGGTTAAAAAACGACCCGTACACGAATTGGAGATAGAAGATATCATCGACCCCGATTTACTGTGCGAGTTCATCATATGGGGATTCATTGAGCAAGGATATCGCGGAGGTTGGGATTTTCATATTTCCAGTTCTGCTATTCAGGTTTCACAATGGCTATTTCATCTAAATTCAAGCGACCCCTTTCTTGCAGATATTGAAGAGCTTGTGTTGCTAAAGAAGATGTATCGGAAAAGAATTGTAGCCAATTCTATTCTTAGAGGAGGTCTAGATTACTATGTGACTAACGAAAAGTATCTGTCTCTTCATGAGTGTGAAGAAATCCTTTCACAGTTATACAAAGAGTGTGAAATCAAGAATTCTAGAGGATTGGCACGAACGGATAGAGCAATTATGCAGTCCTGGCAGCGATATTTGATTTGTGCAATAATCTACTACTCAGGGTTAAGAGTTAAAGAGGTCTGCCATCTTAAAGTAGAACATTTAGCAATTACGGAGAGAATTGCCGATTGTGCAGTGATTTATTTTGAATTTGGGAAAAACTCGCGCCGTGTGCTTCTCCCTAATGTCTTAAGCAAAGATTTAGATAGATGGGTAAAGGAATGGAGATCCCAAATTCATGTCGAACACGGTCTCGTTTTCTTCTCCCTAGGCTCTAATAGTAATTTAAGCACTGTAGGGCAACCTCTTGATCACGCAGCAATCTATTCAATGATTTCAAAAGCTATTTATAAACATAGTGGTAAGGTTGCCTCACCAACTATGCTTAGAAGATTTAGTTCCCTTCGTTTAATACCCCTTGATAAGTTTGCAAATGATCTCTTAAATGAGATGGCTGAGTTCTTCTGGAGTGACGAAATCTTCTCTAACCCGCAGGAGGCTAGAGGATTTCTTGATGGATTCAGCACAGCGATTCGCATTCAGAAAGATTTAGGTTTGTGA